One Magnolia sinica isolate HGM2019 chromosome 2, MsV1, whole genome shotgun sequence genomic window, acaatcactgtttcctgtggtgtgatccacctgaggtTTGAATCTACTTACTCTTTGGTCTCATTACCTAAAATAAGCGggagaaacggatgaacggtgtggatatacaaaaataaaaagtgaaaaaaaaaataaaaattgaatcaaggtgggccccaggttcACGGCCTGACCAAACCCGCATTAGGTTAAACTATCTGTATGTTAATTTAACCTAAAGGGGGTAGTAGTTTGATCCATATTTGGACTTTGGAGCAAAAATATCGGCAACAGGACATGTTTGGCAATTTTTTCTTGTAATTTGGAAGCAGGTGCGAGAGAATCAATCCCCACCGTTTGATTGGGTCCAAAGGTTTTTTAGGCCCAAACATATTGAATGGTCGGAAGTTCTCGCGTAGTCTCACCCACTTTAGTAGTTTCCATAGAAACTCAGTTACACCACCCACAATACGCTGCACGAGCGCCAATTAAAATTAGCATCCGTAATTGAGACACGAGTAAgcgcaatcaaaaccgttcaagAGGTAGACCCAATAGGTCATGGTTGAAGTAACACCCTACAAATCATCCTAAACGTTCATTAATCAATTCGAATCTAAACCGTTGGCaacttttcattttcaaatgtcatatCTCAAGAAGATAGGATCATCTGCAGGGCAATTTATCCTCCATTTTCAGCCCGCTTCGCCACttaaacggttcggatcatttATGAAAGCGTCCCAATCACGGTAATCAGTGCTCCTGCATTGCATGCCCTTAAATTACCATAACGACGGAAGTGGATTGACTATGACCCCGGACACAGACATATATACCTGTGCCCGGGGCTTTGTAGGGCCGTAGAGATGTCActtgcaaatccactccgtccatgacaGAATTCTAATAATCAGGCAGacccggaactcaggtgggccacaactacgaaacagtgggaatagaaatgtccacagttgaaaccttctgggAGCTGACCATGATAAAACCGTTGATAGTGTTATTACGACTCGTATAAAatataggaacaaatatcatcctaatataAAATTTCTGTCACCACGGGCattcaatacccactgtttcatgtggtatgacccacatgaattttggattaGTTGGTTGTTTAGATTCCTGCCCTAAGGtaatctcacaaaacagatgtaCGGAGTAGATTTGTTACAGACGACTTCTCTGTAGGCCCCATACAGCCCAGGTCACAAGAATATATCTGTGCCCGGGCCGCAGCATTTTACAGACAGTAAGCTCATGTTTTCCTGTCTCGTGATTGGTCTACGTCATTACTGATGTTATCAGCCCGGCTGAATTAaatgggagacggattggctactccccctacaccatcccgTGGCTGGTGgccggtgctttgtgggccccaccgtgatatatttgtttcatccattcggttcatctatttttacatatcatttgaaggattgataaaaaaaaatgacaggaatataaatcttaggtggaccacaccacaggaaaacaataatgattggatatccacaattaaaatcctcctaaggcccactgtactgtttatttgacatccaatcttttgattaggtcatgaagactcagatgatgggaaaaaataaatatcaggttgatccaaaacttttatggcccccaaaacttttttaatggtcaacattcattcaacgctgtttcctgtaatgtggtccacttgagattgatatatacctcattttttctttcatataataaaatgatttataaaaatagatggacataatggataaaatacatatatcatggtggggcccggagagcaccgaccacctgccAATGGCCGTTGGCAGGGGAAGTCGCCAATCCCTTTCCAAttaaatggaagcggattggctggtgtaccacaaatCAGCGATGTAACTGGTGTGGgtgcgtgtcgtgcgaagactagagctgacgctcctcaagctccgaatTGTAGCAACcgttaaaaggagatcaaagttaaatggtcccaaaatgatgtatttattatatccataccattaatccATCTTTAgagaatgagccaaaaaaatgaaacatatccaaagctcaaatggaccacaccataaatagcagcagggataatAATTTTAAGCGTTTAAACATTcataggcccaccgtaacatttactttccatccaatccgttcataaggttaaaaagatctagatgaagaggaaaaacaaatgttgtattgatccaaaacttccatggcccccaaaagggtttcaatggtaacatTCAATCacctactgctttttgcagtgtggtctacttgatatttatatccttgttattttttggctcaagccttaagatgagctcacaaaatacatggacggtttggatataacacacctcatgatgggacccaaaaacttgctgacgtcaatacatcatcTAGATAGCTGGTGTACGGATCACGTACACTTTTGGAGATCCTCATTATACatgaatccggatcctctgcttgcaACAATTACGATTGAATCATCAATCGTAGCATCCGGtgtcttttttttaaaggtggactATGTACAACTCCGTTCCCCGTTCCGACCTCGGGATATAGAGGCTCTAGCGGCCATAAGTGGCCACCGTCATGTATGGatattatccacatcgtccatccattttcccatatcattttagattattagcttaaaaataagacaaatgccaagctcaagtggaccacactaaaggaagcatTAGTGATAAGTACAgcttaaaaataagacaaatgccaagctcaagtggaccacactaaaggaagcatTAGTGATAAGTACACcctgttaaaaccttcttaggacccaccgtgtcttttatttgccatccaactcgttGATATGGCAATGTACACCTGGATGAAGCGAAGAAACAAATATGATCTTGATCTAGAACTTCATTGGTccacaagaatttttcaacggcagAAATTTAATcgctactgtgtggtccacttgaatttgaaTTATCCTTAGTTtgaattttataatcttaaataatatgaaaaaaaaatggatagaaggtgtggatgaaatccatacatcacggcggtCCCTCGGAACCCAGCTggtcccgagctcggaacaggcggggtagtacctaGTCCGCGCGCATTTTTGTTTTCCTTACGAAAAAGACGTATCACATCACATGCATGAGGATTCGGATTCGAAATAAACGAAACTTCTCGCGTATGGTAGAATTCAAGAGTACAGAAAAAGAGTAGTCCTTCAAATTTTACGCGGGAATAAAGCTACACATGCTAAGTAAAAGAGACAACTAAGTGCATGAGTAGGGTGCATAACATATAAGAGTAAAAagagtaagaagaagaagaagcaacatGCATACGTGTGTAATACGTGTGCATATAAGAGTAAAAagagtaagaagaagaagaagcaacatGCATACGTGTGTAATACGCATGCACACGTGCAAAGTGTTCTACACCTTATGCACATCTGGTATATGCACTGGGTACTTATCGATGAAGCCATCCCACGCACTTCCGGTCGGAGTTTTAACGGTCCGATTGCACCGCCACACTGCACTGTTACACTTGAAACCGCTCCCAAGTGCAATCTGCCACACCCGATCTCCCTTCTTCATCCTCCCCTTCGCCTCGATGTAGTCCAATTCATACCATGGAGAAGATGATGAAGTGTTTCCGAAACAGTGGAGAGTCATTTTAGATGCCTCGACGTGTTCTGGTGATAGCCGGAGGTTCTTTCCAAGCTCCTCGATCACACCACGTCCGCCTGCATGAATGCAGAAGTGATCGAATGCTTGCTTGAAGTCAGGAATGTATGGCTTCCACTTGGGGTTGATCACCTTACGACCGATGAGGCTGAAGAGGAAAAGAAGCTGTTCCGAGATGGGAAGTACGAGTGGGCCCAACGTCGTGATGTTGGTCCGGAGAGCGGCACCTGCAATCGTCATCAGGTCCTTGGAGAGTGATATTCCAATCTTCCCTTCCTTATCTTCCTCCTCATATACACTGTGGTAGGAGCTGTCGTCTGCCCCTTTGTGGGTCCTAACCAAATGGCATAAACTGTATTTGGCTCGCTTGGCTTCGGCCCGTTTGTTCGAAAGGAGGATCGAAGCTCCACCCATTCGAAACAGGCAATTGGCAAGCAACATCGACCGTTGATTCCCAGTGTACCAGTACTGAGTGATGATCTCTGTACTGATCACCAATGCATATGAATTAGGGCGAGCATGGAGGAGGTCTTTGGCTAGATCGATCGATATAAGGCCTGCACTGCACCCCATTCCAGCAAGGTTGTAGCTTTGGATGTTGCTACGCATCTTGTACTTGTTCACCACCATCGCTGAAAGGGACGGTGTTGGCGAGAAGAGACTGCAATTGACGATGAGGATGTCGATGTCCTTGGGCTTGACTCCTGTCTTCTCAAGCAACGAATCAATGACGGAGAAGATAACAAGCTCTGCCTCCTCCCTCGATGCTTGGATGGTGGGGTTGTGGGGGACATGATGGAGGGCTGGAGGAAGGCTAGTTTCGTTCCCAAGGCCTGACCGCTCTAGGATCTTCATCTGGAAGTCGACGCTGATAGGGTCGAAGTTACTGATTTGGCGTGATTGCATCATGAACTTAGCCGCAGGGAAGCGGCACGATTCCGGAGGCTTGTAGCATACATGATCGACGAGGCATATCGGCCTAGGGCGCGACATGAAGTAGACCGTGGACATGATCACAGCTACAAACGTGGTTACTAGCACAGGTACGGTGTCGAACTCGACCGATCGCCAAAGGGCCATGACCTCATCAGGCCCCAGCCGTATGGCTTCTAAGAGGACGGAGATTACGATGGCGATCGAGATGAAGGTGAGGAAGCGATCGACGAGGTTTCGGTAAGCGATCTTAACGTACTTAGGATTGATGAACTTGGGGCCATCTGTCGAGGCAGTAGGCATCTTTTCGACGGTTgggatgagagggagagagggaaggagTGCTGGGCTGAGGGAGGGAGTGGGCTAGCTGAGAGAGTGTAGAAGGAGATGAGAGAATTTAAAGGCCCCATGAGCGGCAATGAATAGAGGTAGATAGCTTGCTTAAATGTGTGGCCTTTTGTATTACACAACGCTATCTTAGCTGGAtttttctctttcaattttttttttttcttttcctactGCCTGTTAGGGTGCACATGCATGCATATTCCAACGCGAGTGGATTGGGTGTCAACCAGGAAACACGTTATTGGGgccgtggggtccactttgatgtattttttgtatatccacgccgtccattagttttaacagcttattttatggcatggttgcaaaaatgaattagatccatatctcaagtggactacataatATGGATTGAATAGCCACcgcttaaaaacttcttaagggccatgaaagttttggattaagctgattttttttcccttacCTTCAATCAAatctgtgtgacctcatcaataggttacggtgggtcccaggaagttttcaatgttgaGCGTTCAAggaccaatgtttcctgtggtgtggtccacttgagatttgaatcttctttatttttgggagaATAcgcttaaatgatctggaaaaactgatgaacggcgtggatacataaaaaatacatcaagtttGGCCCACGTTCAGGAAAACACCCGCTAACatgttactcgggtaacacctaatctactCCCTGTTCCGACCAGGTAGGTTTTTGGGGAAGTGCTCCACCCCTCTCGGACAACTGTTGTAAGCTATAGCGCTCCCGATTGCATTGGGTCTTTTGAACAGTTCAAtaatcaatctaaaccgttcattaagTCCAGATCACATTTCATACACCACTATGCTAAAATTAGCTGATCAGATGACCCGGTCCGTCATTAATTTAGCCTTACCTTTTGCCCCCATACTTTTTCTAAGAGATGGATGGATAGCTAGGATCTCCAAACAAAATAATAGTCTACggtcataagcaatccatgatgggtcctAACGAATATAAGGATAAAATTCTTCACTGGAACTACTTTCTCATAAACAATCCTAACCGTCAGTATTAAATGCtactgatcagatggttaagattgtcagaTAAGCATAATGTTTTCTTAGTAGAACATGATATGAGCGTTGAAACTAATAAACAGTCTAGatcgatggtttggattgtctaaGTAtaccgatgcaactaggagcactgtaacttatatGTTGCTCTGAGAGTACCAGAGCATTTCTCGGTGTCAGGACAATTTGATTCGGAAGAATGGGAGTGTATGTGATGTCGGCTCCAAGCAACTAATTTTTGCAACTTTCGCATAACTGTTCGTGATCATGACTTCTCATCTGCTGGGCCACACCATGGCCCGTTATTAAATATAGAACGTTGGTTGGAATTCTTCTAACCGTCGGTTTTGGGGTAATCCGAAGTACTCAGAGAGGTCATTTGTATCATCATTGTAGTTTTTTAGCATGGCCCATCAATGATTGGGGCCAGTGAATGGACTAGATCATATACATGTGTCTCACGTATGTTGAGATGGTGAGCTTGATATAACCCAACGCTTTGTGAGGCCTAAAACGATTTTTGTGTCGTATCTTTTTTCCATCAGTTTCATCAGCTTATTTTTCTACGTTAGCCCAAATACgaagtagattcaaaactcaaatgagccatACGAGTGATAGTTGAATGCTGGCTGTTGAAACCTTAATAAGGTTCACAGAAGTTTGGATGAGggttatatttgtgtttccttcCAGATaggaccttatgaacgggttggatggtatctcaggaaggtttcaacggtgggtgtctcaTCTCCCTTGTTTTCtgtggtttggcccacttgaatttggatctctctcatgttggggctcatatcttaaaatgagctcatagaACGGACGGATGGAGTGGGCCACAGCATATTGAATAGTTGAGATGGTCACCCACCTTTGAAAACCTTTCGTATGTTCGTGAGCTATCTTGTTTTGGTATAAGACATCACGCTATTTctaactcatcaggtgggccacagcgtgtgaatttaaaggttttaggcaAGATTATATGGTGGCCCATGGGAGTTATGGATCACCCTATTTATTAGACACTTAGGAGAGCGTGAGGGGGCACAGATGATGGATGGaatattggatgtcatgcacacatcacagtggaaccCAAATATCTCAGCTTAGATTAAAGCTTAAGCAGCAAAACTTTAgagtggatttttatttttatttttggaagcacaccacctgtaattttgttaaataaaataTGACCTTATAATCATTTCAGTTGGCACCACAAGATTAGAgaagcctcacctatcatatatctCCGCCTTATTAGGCTGTTAGGTTTTTACAGAGACTCGCCCAAAAGCAGTcatacaaacaaaaaaaaaaagctctgcCCAACAAACAGACTCCATTGCATATTCAAATAATGAAACAAATTAATGTGCATATATTAGCTAATTCGATCCCTTCCAAGGCTGTGTGTTATTAGGTTAggattgagtgcccatgtggtgtgggtgtgtgtaaaaaaaaaaaaaaaaaagggatatcCTGAGCCAACTTGCATTAAGAGAAGGTAACACAGCCCAATTTAGTCTACAATGGCCGGTTAGATTGTTGAGTAGAAGATGGCCATGACAGGAATCTACGTAAGATAGATACCTTTTTAATTGGATGAAAGATTGTAAATCATCAGCAATCTAACGAGCCATTGTAAAACACATCATGAATCTAATGACCAAAGGGCCATGAAATCATCAGCATACAAGATTGTCAATCTTAATAATTATAAAACATCGGCTTCATGCCTGAGGATGATTTAGATAAACTCAAGTTAAGATAATATCTTCTTTAAACAATATTTTTGGAAAACAAGAAAGATCCACGTTACATAG contains:
- the LOC131237551 gene encoding 3-ketoacyl-CoA synthase 5-like, with amino-acid sequence MPTASTDGPKFINPKYVKIAYRNLVDRFLTFISIAIVISVLLEAIRLGPDEVMALWRSVEFDTVPVLVTTFVAVIMSTVYFMSRPRPICLVDHVCYKPPESCRFPAAKFMMQSRQISNFDPISVDFQMKILERSGLGNETSLPPALHHVPHNPTIQASREEAELVIFSVIDSLLEKTGVKPKDIDILIVNCSLFSPTPSLSAMVVNKYKMRSNIQSYNLAGMGCSAGLISIDLAKDLLHARPNSYALVISTEIITQYWYTGNQRSMLLANCLFRMGGASILLSNKRAEAKRAKYSLCHLVRTHKGADDSSYHSVYEEEDKEGKIGISLSKDLMTIAGAALRTNITTLGPLVLPISEQLLFLFSLIGRKVINPKWKPYIPDFKQAFDHFCIHAGGRGVIEELGKNLRLSPEHVEASKMTLHCFGNTSSSSPWYELDYIEAKGRMKKGDRVWQIALGSGFKCNSAVWRCNRTVKTPTGSAWDGFIDKYPVHIPDVHKV